One Paraburkholderia caffeinilytica DNA segment encodes these proteins:
- a CDS encoding 2-keto-4-pentenoate hydratase, with the protein MTTSLSQRLADARRNHLTLDTLPPEQTPADSTAAYAVQHEILRVLDAPIGGWKIGAKSDSGPIQGAPLPASDLHADGAPLPREAFAPLGLELEIAFRFGRRFEPSTTPYSDADVHAGIGSIGATIEIVASRYADWPKVDKLAQLADLQNHGALVVGEFTPYREDFPFVAPSLRFSFEGRDVVETTPANPAGDPRRLLTWLVNHATSRGIAITPEMVVTTGSYTGMFFPQSAGTASGLIEGLAPISLTLY; encoded by the coding sequence ATGACAACCTCACTGAGTCAGCGTCTCGCCGACGCGCGCCGTAATCACCTGACGCTCGATACGTTGCCGCCTGAGCAAACACCTGCAGACAGCACCGCCGCCTACGCGGTCCAGCACGAGATTCTGCGCGTACTGGACGCACCGATCGGTGGCTGGAAGATCGGCGCGAAGTCCGACAGCGGCCCGATCCAGGGCGCCCCGTTGCCGGCGAGCGATCTGCACGCCGATGGCGCACCGTTGCCGCGTGAAGCCTTTGCGCCGCTGGGACTCGAACTGGAGATTGCGTTCCGCTTCGGCCGCCGCTTCGAGCCATCGACCACGCCCTATAGCGATGCCGACGTGCACGCAGGCATCGGCTCGATCGGCGCGACCATCGAGATCGTGGCGAGCCGTTACGCTGATTGGCCCAAGGTCGACAAGCTCGCCCAACTCGCGGATTTGCAGAATCACGGCGCGCTGGTCGTCGGCGAATTCACGCCGTATCGCGAGGACTTTCCGTTTGTGGCGCCGTCGTTGCGGTTCAGCTTTGAAGGGCGGGACGTGGTCGAGACGACGCCAGCCAATCCGGCCGGCGATCCGCGACGCCTGCTAACGTGGCTCGTCAATCACGCCACGTCGCGCGGTATTGCGATCACGCCGGAGATGGTCGTCACCACCGGTTCATACACCGGCATGTTTTTTCCGCAGAGCGCGGGAACGGCGAGCGGGCTCATTGAAGGGCTCGCGCCGATCAGCCTGACGCTGTACTAG
- a CDS encoding MFS transporter, with protein sequence MKRFRVSSATSIVLVMLCIMYFITYLDRVNVSTAAAGFGKEFGLSHTEVGLVFSAFAYPYLIFQIIGGWVSDRFGAKRTLIFCGAIWGVATLLTGFAGGLVSLLAARVLLGFGEGATFPAATSAMARWVAKEKRGFAQGITHAASRIGNAVAPGLIVLVMATWGWRESFYICGVFSLLWVAVWAFTFTEHPKDHPRITSEELDVLPVPKPKAAGVPWGKLFRRMWPVTIVYFCYGWTLWLFLSWIPQYFLHSYHLQLQKSAVFASVVFFAGVLGDTLGGIVTDWIFTRTRSLKRARSWMVSVCMLFCLLSLIPLMFTHSLYLSMACLASGFFFAEMTIGPMWAIPMDIAPEYSGTASGMMNTGSALAAIISPVVGGFLIDYFGSWELPFVGSMLLMAIGVVLAFRMQPESKFELNAADKAHATTGVGA encoded by the coding sequence ATGAAGCGGTTTCGTGTGAGCAGTGCGACCAGTATCGTTCTAGTGATGCTATGCATCATGTACTTCATCACCTACCTTGACCGCGTCAACGTCAGCACCGCGGCCGCAGGGTTTGGCAAGGAGTTCGGTCTTTCGCACACGGAAGTGGGCCTGGTGTTTTCCGCCTTCGCTTATCCGTATCTGATTTTCCAGATCATCGGCGGCTGGGTCAGTGACCGCTTTGGTGCGAAACGCACGCTGATTTTCTGCGGCGCCATCTGGGGTGTGGCGACGCTGCTGACCGGTTTCGCCGGTGGTCTCGTCTCGTTGCTGGCCGCGCGCGTGTTGCTCGGTTTCGGCGAAGGCGCCACGTTTCCTGCTGCCACCTCGGCAATGGCGCGCTGGGTCGCAAAAGAAAAACGCGGCTTCGCGCAGGGCATCACTCACGCGGCATCGCGTATCGGCAATGCGGTGGCGCCCGGCCTGATCGTGCTGGTGATGGCGACCTGGGGCTGGCGCGAATCGTTCTACATTTGCGGCGTGTTCAGCCTGCTGTGGGTGGCGGTGTGGGCGTTCACGTTCACCGAACATCCGAAAGATCATCCGCGTATCACGAGCGAAGAACTCGATGTCTTGCCTGTGCCGAAGCCGAAAGCGGCTGGCGTGCCGTGGGGAAAACTGTTTCGCCGCATGTGGCCGGTCACGATCGTGTACTTCTGCTACGGCTGGACTTTGTGGTTGTTCCTTAGCTGGATTCCTCAGTACTTCCTGCATAGCTATCACCTGCAACTGCAAAAGTCGGCGGTCTTCGCCTCGGTCGTATTTTTTGCGGGCGTACTCGGCGATACGCTCGGGGGCATCGTGACCGACTGGATTTTCACGCGTACCCGCAGCCTGAAGCGTGCACGGAGCTGGATGGTGTCGGTATGCATGCTGTTCTGTTTGCTCTCGCTCATTCCGTTGATGTTCACGCACAGCCTGTATCTGTCGATGGCGTGTCTTGCCTCGGGCTTCTTCTTCGCCGAAATGACGATCGGGCCGATGTGGGCGATTCCAATGGACATCGCGCCGGAATACTCGGGCACCGCGAGCGGCATGATGAACACCGGCTCGGCATTGGCCGCGATCATCTCGCCGGTGGTCGGCGGATTCCTGATCGACTACTTCGGCAGCTGGGAGTTGCCGTTTGTCGGCAGCATGCTGTTGATGGCGATCGGCGTGGTGCTCGCGTTCCGCATGCAGCCGGAAAGCAAATTCGAACTCAACGCGGCCGACAAAGCGCACGCCACCACGGGCGTGGGTGCGTAA
- a CDS encoding pyridoxal-phosphate-dependent aminotransferase family protein codes for MLKLDFHPAGRHFLQIPGPSPVPDRILRAMSYPTIDHRGPEFGELGLKVLEGIKKIFKTQQPVVIYPASGTGAWEAALSNTLSPGDHVLMFETGHFATLWKKMAESLGLKPEFLGLAGIEGWRRGVQPQMIEERLRADTQHEIKAVCVVHNETSTGVTSDIAAVRRAIDAAGHPALLLVDTISGLACADYRHDEWGVDVTVSGSQKGLMLPPGISFNAISQKALAASKHARLPRSFWDWTDIVEMNKTGYWPYTPNTNLLYGLNEALEMILGEGLDNVFARHERLAEATRRAVRAWGLEIQCADPAVYSPVLTGVMMPEGIDADAVRKVIYERFDMSLGTGLGKMKGRMFRIGHLGDCNDLMLLATLAGCEMGLRLAGVPLKESGLPVAMEWLSQPTQTSGLKAAA; via the coding sequence ATGCTCAAGCTAGACTTTCATCCCGCTGGCCGTCACTTCCTGCAGATCCCGGGTCCGAGCCCGGTGCCCGATCGCATTCTCCGTGCGATGAGCTACCCGACCATCGATCACCGCGGCCCCGAGTTCGGCGAACTTGGTCTGAAGGTGCTCGAAGGCATCAAGAAAATCTTCAAGACGCAGCAACCGGTGGTGATCTATCCGGCCTCCGGCACCGGCGCGTGGGAAGCGGCGTTGTCGAACACGCTGAGTCCCGGCGACCACGTGCTGATGTTCGAGACCGGTCACTTCGCGACGCTGTGGAAAAAGATGGCGGAAAGCCTCGGGCTGAAGCCGGAGTTCCTCGGCCTGGCTGGCATCGAAGGCTGGCGGCGCGGCGTGCAGCCGCAAATGATCGAAGAACGCCTGCGCGCCGACACGCAACACGAGATCAAGGCGGTGTGCGTCGTCCATAACGAAACCTCCACGGGCGTCACTTCGGATATCGCCGCCGTGCGCCGCGCGATCGATGCCGCCGGCCATCCGGCGCTGCTGCTGGTCGACACGATCTCGGGCCTCGCTTGCGCCGACTATCGCCATGACGAGTGGGGCGTCGACGTCACCGTGTCGGGTTCGCAGAAGGGTTTGATGCTGCCGCCGGGCATCAGCTTCAACGCGATCTCACAGAAGGCATTGGCCGCCAGCAAGCACGCCAGGCTGCCGCGCAGCTTCTGGGACTGGACCGACATCGTCGAGATGAACAAGACCGGCTACTGGCCGTACACGCCGAACACGAACCTGCTGTACGGGCTCAACGAGGCGCTGGAGATGATTCTCGGCGAAGGGCTCGACAACGTGTTCGCCCGTCACGAGCGTCTTGCGGAAGCCACCCGCCGTGCGGTTCGCGCGTGGGGTCTGGAGATCCAGTGCGCGGATCCCGCCGTGTATAGCCCGGTGCTGACCGGCGTGATGATGCCCGAGGGTATCGATGCCGACGCCGTGCGCAAGGTCATCTACGAACGTTTCGACATGTCGCTCGGCACCGGGCTCGGCAAGATGAAAGGCCGCATGTTCCGCATCGGCCATCTCGGCGACTGCAACGACCTGATGCTGCTGGCGACGCTGGCCGGTTGCGAGATGGGCCTGCGGCTCGCGGGCGTGCCGCTCAAGGAAAGCGGCCTGCCCGTCGCTATGGAGTGGCTGAGCCAGCCGACGCAAACCTCGGGGCTGAAAGCAGCGGCTTAA
- a CDS encoding GntR family transcriptional regulator — MQNSDFNAGTTASPLMPKVERQRLHDTVVEHIRRFIVEGVLEPGKKLNERELCETLGISRTPLREALKVLAAEGLIEISPNRGASVSKMSEAELRETFELMSGLEAFSGELAAERMTAAELAEIKALHYAMLACRTQNDLAGYYSRNQAIHDKINEAARNSALRQTYVAVNRRLQALRFRSNFQIPKWDSAIHDHDEMLKALEARDGKKLSAILRQHLLDKRDAVLQVQSREEVAGAVLKA; from the coding sequence ATGCAAAATTCTGATTTCAATGCGGGTACGACCGCCTCTCCGTTGATGCCGAAGGTTGAGCGTCAGCGTTTGCACGACACGGTGGTGGAGCACATTCGCCGCTTTATCGTCGAAGGGGTGCTCGAGCCGGGCAAGAAACTGAACGAGCGCGAGTTGTGCGAAACGCTCGGGATTTCGCGTACGCCGTTGCGGGAGGCGCTGAAGGTGCTGGCAGCGGAAGGGCTGATCGAGATTTCGCCGAACCGCGGCGCGTCGGTGTCGAAGATGTCGGAAGCGGAATTGCGCGAGACCTTCGAATTGATGAGTGGCCTTGAAGCGTTTTCCGGCGAACTGGCGGCGGAGCGGATGACGGCTGCGGAGCTCGCAGAGATCAAGGCGTTGCATTACGCGATGCTGGCTTGCCGCACGCAGAACGATCTGGCCGGGTATTACAGCCGCAACCAGGCGATTCACGACAAGATCAATGAAGCGGCGAGGAATTCAGCACTGCGGCAGACTTATGTCGCGGTGAATCGGCGCTTGCAGGCGCTGCGGTTCCGGTCGAATTTTCAGATCCCGAAGTGGGATAGCGCGATTCATGATCACGATGAAATGTTGAAGGCGCTCGAAGCGCGGGATGGGAAGAAGTTGAGCGCGATTCTTCGGCAGCATTTGCTCGACAAACGCGATGCGGTGTTGCAGGTGCAATCGCGGGAAGAGGTGGCGGGGGCGGTGTTGAAGGCTTAA
- a CDS encoding Na+/H+ antiporter: MSSVMAFKLVLLSLAAMIGLQLLAKRLQLPPAAALLVGGAAMAFVPGLPPINLDPELVLIVFLPPLLMDGAYFSVWDEFKRHLGGILLLAIGAVVFTTLAVGMVAHWVVPALPWSACFALGAVVSPPDAIAAKAVLERVALPRRLMVLLEGESLLNDAAGIVLFRFAVAAALTGTFSAQHALGQFAVLGLGGVAVGIAIGFVVVRLLRYLDDGYLIITASALCPWISYIAGDMLDVSGVIATVSCGMVLGWHQHEVFSAAVRMRGTAFWQVLIFLMEALVFLLIGLSLRGVVVRLGGVGDTLIALAPAVGAVIAAVVVSRFVWVFAVEWLKGLVCKLTRRANVALDWRSSTVTSWAGMRGVVTLAIALSLPEAMPGRDLILVASFAVILVTVLGQGTTIGALIRWVKPDSAKERNERHLTEPQAWARVEASQFAAIQPLVHDAQGQVIHPRLLEQYSYRARMTETHQDLTEYPADVRTAHYDVVLAAIAAGRSELLRMHRSGLIHDELLTELERDLDLQEIAALHGRG, encoded by the coding sequence ATGTCCTCCGTCATGGCCTTCAAACTCGTCCTGCTGTCGCTCGCCGCGATGATCGGCCTGCAGCTGCTCGCCAAGCGGCTGCAACTTCCACCGGCCGCGGCGCTTCTGGTCGGCGGCGCCGCGATGGCCTTCGTACCCGGACTGCCGCCCATCAATCTCGATCCCGAACTGGTCCTGATCGTGTTCCTGCCGCCACTCCTCATGGACGGCGCGTACTTCTCCGTGTGGGACGAGTTCAAGCGCCATCTCGGCGGCATCCTGCTGCTCGCGATCGGCGCCGTCGTCTTTACAACGCTCGCGGTCGGCATGGTCGCGCATTGGGTCGTGCCGGCCTTACCGTGGAGCGCATGCTTCGCGCTGGGCGCGGTCGTCTCGCCGCCTGACGCCATCGCCGCAAAAGCCGTGCTGGAGCGCGTCGCGCTGCCGCGCCGCCTGATGGTGCTCCTCGAAGGCGAAAGCCTGCTCAACGACGCCGCCGGCATCGTCCTGTTCCGCTTCGCCGTCGCCGCCGCGCTGACCGGCACGTTCAGCGCGCAACACGCGCTCGGGCAGTTTGCCGTGCTCGGCCTGGGTGGCGTGGCGGTAGGCATCGCGATTGGCTTCGTGGTCGTCAGGCTGCTGCGCTATCTCGACGACGGCTATCTCATCATCACCGCATCCGCACTCTGTCCGTGGATCAGCTACATTGCCGGCGACATGCTGGACGTCTCGGGCGTCATCGCGACCGTCAGTTGCGGAATGGTGCTCGGCTGGCATCAGCATGAAGTCTTCTCAGCCGCGGTGCGCATGCGCGGTACGGCTTTCTGGCAGGTCCTGATCTTCCTGATGGAAGCGCTCGTGTTCCTTCTGATCGGGCTGTCGCTGCGCGGCGTGGTCGTGCGGCTAGGCGGCGTCGGCGACACGTTGATCGCGCTTGCCCCCGCGGTCGGCGCAGTGATCGCGGCCGTCGTAGTGTCGCGCTTCGTGTGGGTGTTCGCCGTCGAATGGTTGAAGGGACTCGTGTGCAAGCTGACACGGCGTGCAAACGTCGCGCTCGACTGGCGCTCGTCGACGGTAACGAGCTGGGCCGGCATGCGGGGCGTGGTAACGCTGGCAATCGCACTCTCCTTGCCCGAGGCGATGCCGGGTCGCGATCTGATTCTGGTCGCGTCATTCGCAGTGATTCTCGTGACCGTGCTCGGCCAGGGAACCACGATTGGCGCGTTGATTCGCTGGGTCAAACCGGATAGCGCAAAAGAGCGTAACGAGCGGCATTTGACCGAGCCCCAGGCGTGGGCGAGGGTCGAAGCGTCGCAGTTTGCCGCCATCCAACCGCTCGTGCACGACGCACAGGGCCAGGTGATTCACCCGCGCCTGCTAGAGCAATACAGCTATCGGGCACGAATGACCGAAACCCACCAGGACCTGACGGAATATCCCGCCGATGTGCGCACCGCACATTACGACGTTGTACTCGCCGCCATAGCGGCCGGACGCAGCGAGTTGTTGCGGATGCATCGATCGGGCCTGATTCACGATGAACTGCTGACCGAGCTGGAGCGGGATCTCGATTTGCAGGAAATCGCCGCATTGCACGGAAGGGGATGA
- a CDS encoding HD domain-containing protein, translating to MTTIAGIQIPDSMMAREATQLVRDTETELLYHHSRRVFLFGSLAGARKQLKYDPELLYIGAMFHDMGLVAPYSSEHDRFEVDGANAARDFLRRHGIGEDDIEQVWNSIALHTTPGIPQYMKPVVALVTAGVEMDVLGLAYDEFAEHQRHEVIHAHPRGAHFKEGIIDAFAHGTMHKPETTFGNVKADVLALKDPHYHRENFCTMILGSSWKD from the coding sequence ATGACCACGATCGCAGGCATCCAGATTCCCGACAGCATGATGGCGCGCGAAGCCACGCAACTCGTGCGCGATACCGAAACCGAGTTGCTCTATCACCATTCGCGGCGCGTGTTCCTGTTCGGCTCGCTGGCCGGCGCGCGCAAGCAGCTCAAGTACGACCCCGAGCTGCTGTACATCGGCGCGATGTTTCATGACATGGGACTCGTCGCACCGTATAGCAGCGAGCATGATCGCTTCGAGGTGGACGGCGCGAACGCGGCGCGTGATTTTCTGCGGCGTCATGGCATCGGCGAAGACGATATCGAGCAGGTGTGGAATTCGATTGCGCTGCACACCACGCCTGGCATTCCGCAATATATGAAGCCGGTGGTCGCGCTGGTGACAGCGGGTGTGGAGATGGACGTGCTGGGTCTCGCCTATGACGAATTCGCCGAACACCAGCGCCATGAAGTGATCCACGCCCACCCGCGCGGTGCGCATTTCAAGGAAGGCATTATCGACGCCTTCGCGCACGGCACGATGCACAAACCGGAGACGACTTTCGGCAATGTGAAAGCGGACGTGCTGGCGCTGAAAGACCCGCACTACCATCGTGAGAATTTCTGCACGATGATCCTGGGGTCGTCCTGGAAGGATTAA
- a CDS encoding GlxA family transcriptional regulator, translated as MPTVAIAIFPGVQALDVAGPVDVFSEANRFIAPQDRYEVTLLSAEPGPLRASNGMTLIADATFDQSRRPFDLALVAGGPALPGDATPDTRLLEWLSQAASQCERYGSICTGAFALGHAGLLDARNVTTHWQHAAQLAEQFPRAHVEFDRIYLRDGNLVTSAGVTAGIDLSLALVAEHHGPHTALAVAKRLVVFAQRQGGQSQFSPYLTAPADDTSPVAKVQAHVMERIRESFTVKQLADFAGMSARNFARVFVQETRVTPHEFVERARVDAARKLLESSDAALKAIAYDCGFGTADRMRIVFTKRLGVTPMQYRERFRSA; from the coding sequence ATGCCTACCGTCGCGATCGCAATCTTTCCCGGCGTGCAGGCGCTCGACGTCGCCGGTCCGGTCGACGTGTTCTCCGAGGCCAATCGCTTCATCGCGCCGCAGGATCGCTACGAGGTCACGCTGCTCAGCGCGGAGCCGGGTCCGCTGCGCGCCTCCAACGGCATGACGCTGATCGCCGATGCCACTTTCGACCAGTCGCGCCGACCGTTTGACCTTGCGCTGGTTGCAGGCGGCCCCGCGCTGCCCGGCGATGCCACGCCCGATACGCGTTTGCTCGAATGGCTGTCGCAAGCCGCCTCGCAATGCGAGCGCTATGGCTCGATCTGCACCGGCGCGTTCGCACTCGGCCACGCCGGACTGCTCGACGCGCGCAATGTCACGACCCACTGGCAGCACGCGGCGCAACTCGCCGAGCAGTTTCCGCGAGCCCATGTCGAATTCGACCGGATCTATCTACGCGACGGCAACCTCGTCACGTCAGCGGGCGTCACGGCGGGCATCGATCTATCGCTTGCATTGGTCGCCGAGCATCATGGGCCGCACACGGCCCTCGCGGTCGCCAAGCGGCTGGTGGTGTTTGCACAGCGACAAGGCGGTCAATCGCAGTTCAGCCCGTACTTGACCGCCCCCGCCGACGACACCTCGCCGGTCGCCAAAGTGCAGGCGCACGTCATGGAACGGATTCGCGAGAGCTTTACGGTCAAACAACTGGCGGACTTCGCCGGCATGAGCGCACGGAATTTCGCCCGCGTGTTCGTGCAGGAAACCAGGGTGACGCCGCACGAATTCGTCGAACGCGCCCGCGTGGATGCGGCGCGCAAGTTGCTCGAAAGCAGCGACGCGGCGCTCAAGGCGATAGCCTACGACTGCGGCTTCGGCACCGCGGACCGGATGCGCATTGTCTTTACGAAGCGACTCGGCGTTACGCCGATGCAGTATCGCGAGCGCTTTCGCTCTGCGTGA
- a CDS encoding SDR family oxidoreductase: MSLSSPIRAIVTGHTRGLGASLAEQLLARGVAVLGLSRSRHATLKARFPALLEEIELELADPTRVAQWAATDALRSFVNGAQSVLLINNAGMVQPIGPIEGQNAADIATAVSLNVATPLMLASALAAASVDATDRRIMHISSGAARNAYPGWSIYCATKAALDHHARAVALDANRALRICSLAPGVIDTNMQAEIRGSGKEQFPMRERFEDLKRNGQLSTPEQSATQLIDYAFSDAFGQAPVADIREVARQG; encoded by the coding sequence ATGTCCCTCTCTTCTCCGATCCGTGCGATCGTTACCGGCCACACTCGCGGCCTCGGCGCCTCCCTTGCTGAACAACTGCTGGCGCGCGGCGTCGCGGTACTGGGTTTGTCCCGCTCGCGTCACGCTACGCTCAAAGCGCGCTTTCCGGCATTGCTCGAAGAAATCGAGCTCGAGCTTGCGGACCCCACGCGCGTCGCGCAGTGGGCCGCAACCGATGCACTGCGCAGCTTCGTCAACGGCGCGCAGAGCGTCCTGCTGATCAACAACGCAGGCATGGTTCAGCCGATCGGTCCAATCGAAGGTCAGAACGCCGCCGACATCGCGACCGCCGTGAGCCTGAACGTGGCCACGCCGCTGATGCTGGCGAGCGCGCTCGCCGCAGCCAGCGTCGACGCGACCGATCGGCGCATCATGCATATTTCCAGTGGCGCGGCGCGCAATGCGTATCCCGGCTGGAGCATCTACTGCGCGACCAAGGCCGCGCTCGATCACCACGCACGCGCCGTTGCACTCGACGCGAATCGTGCGCTGCGTATCTGCAGCCTGGCGCCGGGCGTCATCGATACGAACATGCAGGCGGAAATTCGCGGCAGCGGCAAGGAACAATTCCCGATGCGCGAAAGATTCGAAGACCTCAAGCGCAACGGCCAGCTTTCGACGCCCGAACAAAGCGCCACCCAACTGATCGACTACGCCTTCAGCGATGCATTCGGGCAAGCGCCGGTGGCCGACATTCGCGAGGTCGCCAGGCAGGGCTGA
- a CDS encoding MFS transporter, with the protein MQVQSPAVDGTRVIERATLKLMPLLGLLYLIAYIDRQNIGFAKLQMVADLGMSEAAFGLGASLFFIGYLLFEIPSNIILAKVGARRWFARIMLSWGAVTVALGFTHNATMLYVLRFLLGACEAGFYPGVLYYLTLWFPVRSRARLVGYFMIGSALANAIAAPIGGVLLDFDGLWGLRGWQWVFIVTGMAAVLMSGVVLQRLPETPRNANFLSEAEKSWLADTLRTEAARIAPSDHRNPFAVLLDKRVLLMSFYFLFFPLSAYGLSYWLPTVVKGFGVGNTVNGLLNIIPWLMVGIALWWVPRRSVARNEQTWHIVVPALTGALCLLLSVFVPGHALQFICLCFAAAGMFAGQPVLWSLPSRFLTGARAAAGLAAINSIGNLGGFIAQNAVPMIRDRTGSVIAPMLFLSACLAFGALMTFVMQAVIRKSERQALNAGTAAATHAERLHQDRVD; encoded by the coding sequence ATGCAGGTGCAATCACCCGCCGTCGACGGCACCCGAGTCATCGAGCGCGCCACGCTAAAGCTGATGCCACTGCTTGGCCTGCTCTATCTGATCGCCTATATCGACCGGCAGAACATCGGATTCGCCAAGCTGCAGATGGTGGCCGATCTCGGCATGAGCGAAGCGGCCTTTGGTTTGGGCGCGTCACTGTTTTTTATCGGCTACCTGCTGTTCGAGATACCGAGCAATATCATCCTCGCAAAGGTCGGCGCGCGCCGCTGGTTCGCGCGGATCATGCTGTCGTGGGGTGCCGTCACCGTCGCGCTGGGCTTCACGCACAATGCGACAATGCTCTACGTGCTGCGTTTCCTGCTGGGCGCTTGTGAGGCAGGCTTTTATCCAGGCGTGCTGTACTACCTGACACTCTGGTTTCCAGTCCGCTCCCGTGCGAGGCTGGTCGGGTATTTCATGATCGGCAGCGCGCTCGCCAATGCCATCGCAGCGCCGATTGGCGGTGTCCTGCTGGACTTCGACGGACTGTGGGGCTTGCGCGGCTGGCAATGGGTATTCATCGTTACCGGCATGGCGGCAGTGCTGATGAGTGGCGTGGTATTGCAGCGCTTACCCGAGACGCCGCGAAACGCAAACTTCCTCAGCGAAGCCGAGAAGAGCTGGCTGGCCGATACGTTGCGAACGGAGGCCGCCCGCATCGCGCCCTCGGACCATCGCAATCCGTTTGCGGTGCTGCTGGACAAGCGTGTATTGCTTATGTCGTTTTACTTCCTGTTCTTCCCGCTGTCGGCCTACGGTCTCAGCTACTGGTTGCCCACAGTCGTCAAAGGATTCGGCGTCGGTAATACCGTCAACGGTCTGCTGAATATCATTCCCTGGCTGATGGTCGGTATCGCGCTGTGGTGGGTGCCGCGCCGTTCAGTCGCCCGGAACGAACAGACGTGGCACATCGTCGTGCCGGCGCTGACAGGTGCGCTTTGCCTGTTGCTCAGTGTCTTCGTGCCCGGCCACGCGCTGCAGTTCATCTGTCTGTGCTTCGCGGCCGCCGGCATGTTCGCCGGGCAGCCGGTACTGTGGTCGCTTCCAAGCCGGTTTCTGACCGGCGCCCGCGCAGCCGCAGGGCTCGCTGCAATCAATTCGATCGGCAATCTGGGCGGATTCATTGCCCAGAACGCCGTGCCGATGATCCGGGACCGCACTGGCAGCGTTATCGCACCCATGCTGTTTTTGTCCGCCTGCCTCGCGTTCGGCGCGCTGATGACCTTTGTGATGCAAGCGGTCATCCGCAAGTCAGAGCGGCAAGCGCTGAATGCCGGCACCGCCGCGGCGACTCACGCCGAGCGGCTCCATCAAGACCGTGTCGATTAG
- a CDS encoding dihydrodipicolinate synthase family protein, whose protein sequence is MNSIASPTGSIAGIYPILYAFFDRDNRLDRAAMRRQMQAVVRTQAPGVAVLGLATEVNKLSRAEREHIVQWAIEDSGGTLPLAVTVSGTSVEAQRELAHYAIAQGASWLILQPPALEIGAIPQPEAFYFDFFAAVMEGLGVPVGIQNAPEYLGVGLSPDNLERLATQCPNFRLLKGEGPSIVLAETVARVGHRMPVLNGRGGMELIDNLRAGCAGMIVAPDCFDWQQRIYQAFVSGDVAQAEALYREVLPAIVFVMQSLDTLICYGKRIAAWRMGFEVEHDRDTRLQPSHFGLEAARRFAAMLGPLP, encoded by the coding sequence ATGAACTCCATCGCCTCGCCCACCGGCAGCATCGCCGGTATCTATCCGATCCTGTATGCCTTCTTCGACCGCGACAACCGCCTGGACCGCGCCGCCATGCGCCGGCAGATGCAAGCTGTCGTGCGAACCCAGGCGCCCGGTGTAGCCGTGCTCGGACTCGCCACCGAGGTCAACAAGCTGTCCCGAGCCGAACGTGAGCACATCGTCCAGTGGGCGATAGAAGATAGTGGCGGCACGCTGCCGCTCGCGGTGACGGTGAGCGGCACATCCGTCGAGGCCCAGCGCGAGCTGGCTCACTACGCGATCGCGCAGGGCGCGAGCTGGCTGATCCTACAACCGCCTGCACTGGAGATCGGCGCGATACCGCAACCTGAAGCGTTCTATTTTGATTTCTTTGCCGCCGTGATGGAAGGACTCGGTGTGCCGGTCGGCATCCAGAACGCACCGGAATACCTCGGCGTCGGCTTGTCGCCCGACAACCTCGAACGGCTCGCCACGCAGTGCCCGAACTTCCGGCTGCTCAAAGGTGAAGGACCATCGATCGTGCTGGCGGAAACGGTGGCGCGTGTCGGACACCGTATGCCTGTACTCAACGGTCGCGGAGGAATGGAATTGATCGACAATCTGCGCGCGGGGTGCGCGGGCATGATCGTCGCGCCCGATTGCTTCGATTGGCAGCAACGGATCTATCAAGCTTTCGTTAGCGGCGACGTTGCACAGGCCGAGGCGCTCTACCGGGAGGTACTGCCGGCCATTGTCTTTGTCATGCAGTCGCTCGATACGTTGATCTGCTATGGAAAACGTATCGCCGCATGGCGCATGGGGTTTGAGGTCGAGCACGATCGCGACACGCGATTACAACCGAGCCACTTTGGGCTCGAAGCCGCTCGAAGATTCGCAGCAATGCTCGGGCCGTTGCCTTGA